Proteins encoded within one genomic window of Spiroplasma endosymbiont of Agriotes lineatus:
- the prmC gene encoding peptide chain release factor N(5)-glutamine methyltransferase has protein sequence MNYHQLLQKSQKLYADYRSHHCKWLLSHLTGYSLQELYSNLDIESKVSEEDFYALINVNLQGKPLAYILGYQTFLERDFIVNSNVFIPRTETQELVENVLYYVADYFQDVKQIKVLDVATGSGAIAISLALEEAKLFVVASDISSEALKVAKANAMNLNCQNIKFVNSNLLASFINNDDKFDILVCNPPYIGIDEQIENTVKDYEPNLALFATDNGLFFYKLIFKQVKTIMNNKYLLAFEFGYSQKATLEILVKQYFATSEYEFIKDINGKWRMLFIYNE, from the coding sequence ATGAATTATCATCAGTTATTACAAAAGAGTCAAAAATTATATGCTGATTATCGTAGTCACCATTGTAAATGATTATTATCTCATTTAACAGGTTATTCATTGCAAGAATTATATTCTAATTTAGATATTGAAAGTAAAGTTAGTGAAGAAGACTTTTATGCTTTAATTAATGTTAATTTACAAGGAAAACCGTTGGCATATATTTTAGGCTATCAAACTTTTTTGGAGCGAGATTTTATTGTTAATTCTAATGTTTTTATTCCGCGTACTGAAACGCAAGAATTAGTAGAAAATGTTTTGTATTATGTTGCTGACTATTTTCAAGATGTAAAGCAAATTAAAGTTCTTGATGTTGCTACTGGTAGTGGTGCTATTGCTATTAGTTTAGCATTAGAAGAAGCAAAACTTTTTGTTGTGGCTAGTGATATTAGTAGTGAAGCTTTGAAAGTTGCAAAAGCTAATGCGATGAATCTTAATTGTCAAAATATTAAATTTGTTAATAGTAATTTGTTAGCATCCTTTATTAATAATGATGATAAGTTTGATATTTTAGTATGTAATCCGCCTTATATTGGTATTGATGAACAGATTGAAAATACGGTTAAAGATTATGAACCAAATTTGGCATTATTTGCTACTGATAATGGTTTGTTTTTCTATAAATTAATTTTTAAACAAGTAAAAACAATAATGAATAATAAATATTTATTAGCCTTTGAATTTGGTTATTCACAAAAAGCGACTTTAGAAATATTAGTAAAGCAATATTTTGCGACTAGTGAATATGAATTTATTAAAGATATTAATGGTAAATGAAGAATGCTTTTTATTTACAATGAATAA